A genomic stretch from Sulfobacillus thermosulfidooxidans includes:
- a CDS encoding DUF6084 family protein, translated as MTESVQFAIDGVSLVRNAAMPTLQFLINIRTTPPVNHVHAMILRVQIQIAPRGRSYSEFVQNRLLDVFGTPERWHETMHNFLWAQSSLSVPRFEHQTTIELPVVCTYDFDVLAVKYLQSLDTGMIPMEFLFSGTLFYHDAQLGVQVQPISWNCEAAFQLPVTIWRELMAAYYPHQAWIRIDQDLFDRLNLFRSQHEVSTWDDALRLLLDRETERRS; from the coding sequence ATGACGGAATCGGTTCAATTTGCCATTGATGGCGTATCATTGGTCCGCAATGCGGCGATGCCGACGCTACAATTTCTGATTAATATTCGAACCACACCACCTGTTAATCATGTGCACGCGATGATCTTGCGCGTGCAAATACAAATCGCCCCGAGGGGCAGATCCTATTCCGAATTTGTGCAAAATCGCTTGCTGGATGTTTTTGGCACGCCCGAGAGATGGCATGAAACCATGCATAATTTTTTGTGGGCGCAATCTTCTTTGTCTGTTCCGCGCTTTGAACATCAAACCACCATCGAGTTGCCCGTTGTGTGTACCTATGATTTTGATGTGTTAGCCGTGAAATACTTACAGTCTTTGGATACCGGGATGATTCCCATGGAATTTTTGTTTAGCGGGACGTTATTTTATCACGATGCCCAGCTGGGGGTGCAAGTGCAGCCCATTTCCTGGAATTGTGAAGCCGCTTTCCAATTACCGGTGACCATTTGGCGCGAACTCATGGCTGCTTATTATCCTCATCAGGCATGGATTCGGATTGATCAAGATCTTTTTGATCGGCTTAATCTATTCCGCAGCCAACATGAAGTGTCCACATGGGATGATGCCTTAAGGTTACTGCTTGACCGAGAAACGGAAAGGAGATCTTAA
- a CDS encoding DUF5947 family protein, translated as MGRSILRVKNWVREEPVKGEDEVCEVCNRLIPAHDHRHLLRLQTAQVVCACPHCALLFDAPGQNQYQTIPTRIKKLDRAILGQDFWDVMKVPVHLVGIIKRRGGQAEIFYPSPAGAVSGGPISQGFLTPSLQQALGSVSDEVEVLLIADLAGMSEGFLIPLDRFYELIGLLRLSWQGLSGGNEVSRRIHQFFDQLAQQAGTRGGLV; from the coding sequence ATGGGACGATCGATTTTGCGTGTGAAAAATTGGGTGCGCGAAGAGCCGGTTAAGGGAGAGGATGAGGTTTGTGAAGTGTGCAATCGTCTGATTCCTGCTCACGACCACCGCCATTTATTGCGTTTACAAACGGCTCAAGTGGTTTGTGCGTGCCCACACTGTGCTCTTCTCTTTGATGCACCGGGGCAAAATCAGTATCAAACCATCCCCACTCGGATCAAGAAACTGGATAGGGCGATATTGGGTCAGGATTTTTGGGATGTTATGAAGGTTCCCGTGCATCTCGTGGGTATCATTAAACGGCGCGGGGGCCAAGCGGAGATTTTCTATCCAAGTCCGGCAGGCGCCGTCAGTGGCGGCCCCATTTCTCAAGGGTTTCTAACACCTTCCTTGCAACAGGCTTTGGGCTCTGTGAGCGATGAGGTTGAAGTCCTGCTGATCGCGGATCTTGCCGGAATGAGTGAAGGATTCCTTATCCCATTGGACCGGTTTTATGAACTCATTGGGCTGCTCCGGCTAAGTTGGCAAGGCCTTTCCGGAGGAAATGAGGTGTCCCGCCGTATTCACCAATTCTTTGACCAATTGGCCCAACAGGCAGGAACCCGAGGAGGTCTAGTATGA
- a CDS encoding NifU family protein encodes MDAMTTQFEALVEAVDQRLESIEKTSVPGFRQQVGELVNDLLEMYRMGFEQVMYYARSYPDLPQKFADDPVLGPLLMIHNMHPLSFEERVHKALDNVRPYLKTHDGNVRLLSVEQGIVKLALEGHCHGCPSSRVTIKTAIEQELMRWAPDMLDLIVEGEDNVLSIDPDDARRVVIPLSAVQGVTTENKRPKGWFQLDNITSLLPGQTHKSQLEDHPLIIARLGDEFFAYHDFCPQCHRLNVLVLITNDDLSASILECQSCQTQYEPKKAGRAVSQASLHLEPLPLLLEGHTARIAIPVAE; translated from the coding sequence ATGGACGCCATGACGACCCAGTTTGAAGCACTCGTTGAAGCGGTTGACCAACGACTCGAGTCGATAGAAAAGACCTCGGTACCTGGATTTCGTCAGCAGGTTGGTGAATTGGTGAATGATTTACTAGAAATGTACCGCATGGGATTCGAGCAAGTGATGTATTACGCCCGCTCGTATCCTGACCTGCCACAAAAATTCGCCGACGATCCCGTGTTAGGACCCTTGTTGATGATTCATAATATGCATCCACTGTCTTTTGAAGAGCGGGTTCACAAAGCTTTAGATAACGTGCGACCTTATTTAAAGACGCATGACGGCAATGTGCGATTACTTTCGGTGGAACAAGGCATTGTGAAACTCGCCTTAGAAGGGCATTGCCACGGGTGCCCGTCATCGAGGGTCACGATTAAGACAGCTATTGAACAAGAATTGATGCGCTGGGCTCCCGATATGTTAGACCTCATAGTCGAAGGGGAGGACAATGTCCTAAGCATTGATCCGGATGATGCCCGGCGGGTGGTGATTCCATTAAGCGCAGTGCAAGGAGTAACAACCGAGAATAAACGGCCCAAAGGATGGTTTCAATTAGACAACATTACCAGCTTGTTGCCCGGGCAAACGCATAAGAGCCAATTAGAGGACCATCCTCTCATTATTGCCCGTCTTGGCGACGAGTTCTTTGCCTATCACGATTTCTGTCCCCAGTGTCACCGTCTGAATGTGTTGGTTCTCATCACGAATGATGATCTATCCGCCAGTATTTTAGAATGCCAGTCGTGTCAAACGCAGTATGAGCCGAAAAAGGCAGGGCGCGCCGTGTCCCAAGCGTCGCTGCATCTAGAGCCATTGCCGCTTTTGCTTGAAGGACATACCGCGCGCATTGCCATACCTGTAGCCGAATAG
- a CDS encoding hydrogenase maturation nickel metallochaperone HypA, whose protein sequence is MHELSLAIPIGEYVLQESQGRNVEEIVLKVGRLSGIVPEALDLALQVVLQASCAEKACITYEWQDGEGQCRFCHTRFSMKDVLDVCPDCGQMGAKILAGTQIRLIGLRFAPRLDTSPEETHTTQMTINNS, encoded by the coding sequence ATGCACGAATTGTCATTGGCTATTCCCATTGGCGAATATGTCTTGCAGGAATCACAAGGGCGAAATGTCGAGGAAATTGTTCTGAAGGTGGGGAGACTGAGCGGAATTGTGCCGGAGGCCTTGGATTTGGCGTTGCAAGTGGTGCTGCAAGCCAGCTGTGCGGAAAAGGCCTGTATTACCTACGAATGGCAAGACGGTGAAGGACAATGCCGTTTTTGTCATACCCGTTTTTCTATGAAGGACGTCTTAGATGTTTGTCCAGACTGCGGACAAATGGGCGCGAAGATTTTAGCGGGTACCCAAATTCGCTTGATAGGTCTTCGCTTTGCTCCCCGTCTTGATACATCGCCAGAAGAAACACACACCACCCAAATGACAATCAACAATTCCTGA
- the hypB gene encoding hydrogenase nickel incorporation protein HypB → MCATCGCGNDAEHVGIEGQELTAQHEHAFWTEGSSRPTNQEGGGHDHKTLEIDVLSVNNQNAQKNRQAFHAHGITAIQVLSSPGSGKTTLLEHTVGRLQKDQITMGVLVGDQRTDQDAERLRQAGCEAKQITTGSVCHLDAHMVAHAAQHLSSWPDILFIENVGNLICPALFDLGEDARVVLLSVTEGEDKPVKYADMFVTADLVLVTKVDLLPYLDVSWERFYQVIQEVNPGAKILPISVKTGEGMGEWIAWLLWQKERARLTHPLSTH, encoded by the coding sequence ATGTGTGCAACATGTGGTTGTGGCAATGATGCGGAACATGTGGGCATTGAAGGTCAGGAACTGACTGCCCAGCATGAGCATGCTTTTTGGACAGAGGGAAGCTCTCGTCCGACAAATCAGGAAGGGGGAGGGCACGACCATAAAACTCTGGAAATTGATGTGTTATCGGTTAATAACCAAAATGCCCAGAAAAACCGTCAGGCTTTTCACGCGCATGGTATCACGGCGATTCAAGTGCTCAGTTCGCCGGGATCGGGCAAAACCACTTTATTAGAGCACACAGTTGGACGTTTGCAGAAAGATCAGATCACCATGGGGGTCTTAGTCGGCGATCAACGAACTGACCAAGATGCCGAACGCCTGCGGCAAGCGGGATGTGAAGCCAAGCAAATCACCACCGGCAGTGTTTGCCATCTGGATGCCCATATGGTCGCGCATGCGGCTCAGCATCTGAGCTCCTGGCCTGACATTTTGTTTATTGAAAATGTTGGCAACCTCATTTGTCCGGCGCTGTTTGACTTGGGGGAAGATGCTCGCGTTGTGTTATTGAGTGTGACCGAGGGCGAGGATAAACCTGTTAAATATGCCGATATGTTTGTCACTGCGGATTTGGTATTGGTCACAAAAGTCGATCTGCTTCCCTATTTAGATGTGTCCTGGGAGCGTTTTTATCAGGTGATTCAAGAAGTGAACCCGGGAGCGAAGATTCTTCCGATTTCGGTGAAAACGGGTGAGGGAATGGGTGAATGGATAGCGTGGCTTTTATGGCAAAAAGAGCGAGCGCGCTTGACCCACCCGCTATCAACCCATTAA